In the Oncorhynchus tshawytscha isolate Ot180627B linkage group LG17, Otsh_v2.0, whole genome shotgun sequence genome, ccccattaactccttcacagtctcagcttcactcacctccaacaccggctctggttctggtctcctccttggctcctcacgataaacaggggagttggctcaggtctgaaccctgactctgccataCTCTCCCTGagtcccccaatacatttttggggctgactctcgggcttccatccgcgtcgccgtgctgcctcttcataccagcgcctctccgctttcgccgcctccagttcttctttggggcggcgatattctccagactgtgcccagggtccttttccgtccaatatctcctcccaagtccagaagtcctgtgatcgctgctcctcacgataaacagggggagttggctcaggtttcaaccctgactctgccgcactctccctgagccccccccaagacatttttggggctgactctcgggcttccttctgcaccgccgtgcttgtctcttcaactccattctcctatagccctcttcgcactgctccagcgaatcccaggcgggctcctgcactctctctgggtctaccgcccacctgtctatttcctcccaagtcgtataccctaaacttcgtagctcctgctgccgctgcctgtcaccacgctgcttggtcctggtgtggtgggtgattctgttacggttttcttccgtcgaaggagagtcggaccaaaatgcagcgtggttaattcgatacatgtttaataaatgaataaacacgacaatacaaaaacaacaaccggaacgtgaaaacctatacagcctatctggtgaaaactaacacagagacaggaacaatcacccacgaaacactcaaagaatatggctgcctaaatatggttcccaatcagagacaacgagaatcacctgcctctgattgagaaccgcctcaggcaaccatagactttgctagaacaccccactaagccacaatcccaaaacctacgaaaaaccccatacataaacacaacacaaaataaacccatgtcacaccctggcctgaccaaataaatatagaaaacacaaaatactaagaccagggcgtgccACTTGCACATCACTGGAAACACTCCTTTGAAACCATTAGTTAACAACCTAAATAGACTCTGAAGGGAACATTCTCTTAAGTTCTGGTGAATGTTGTTAGCTAGGTAGCGCCCAGTTCCCAGTCTTTAATGGCGGGAAACATCAGCTGTTCACAATGTATTGATTAACCAGAGATGGAACGCGTCGATGGGCACTCGTCAATGAATGAATGGTGTTTTAAGCGTGTATTACTATTAGCCAtatcagccagtcaatcagttaGCCCAGTGTGGTATGTGGACTATCAAACGTACTCTCTGTGATCTTTTTCAAGCCTAGTACATCATCGGGAGTGATCACCATGTTCGCGAGCTGTCCCTTCTCCATGGTCGCCGGGACCCCAACGTTCATCAAGTTGCAGCCTTTTTTAAAAATCGCCACCGTTGGGTTTGGGATCGCGTTCAAGCTCGTCTGGCCGTTGCTGTTGTGAGCATTGAAAATATGATTGGCCTATCttgagggtgtctgtgtgtgttaaaagcAACATTTTGCAACATATGGCGTGACTAGCGGAAAGGCTGTGGCTGGCCTTGGGTGTAGGCAGCTATCATGAATTGTTGGGGGCACATACAGAACGTAGGGTAGGGAACAAATGgtattttgttagataacaggagccaggtacGTGATAACTGTATATTCTACACAACTACAACGACTGACCGCTGAAGTACCTAAGGGGCTGGGACCAGCTCAGGCGCCAACAATCAATGATAGGCTGagtgagtttaaaccacgcccagtttctactctgacaggccggctcggaagcaggaactacttctgtcagagtatattataataactttgtcaggaacaagtcagttctctgtttgctatgcgaggtgtgacagagagcccgtatatacgaaaattgcatttaccacttattgcttagatAATAAAAAGTACATAGTACACAATACGGTGACTCAGTGTCAaacttatcctgataccagattcgattgACGCAACCCTTAACACTGTTGTTACTGCTGCTTCCTCCAGTATCTCTTCCTCCACCGCAACTGCCTGGATTATTATCGGCAGACTTCTCAGCGCTTGACAGGTCCTGGCTGTTGCCTTTGCTGGTACAAGAATATCTAAttccccgtccctcctctcccatctcaaaGCCCGGGCTTGCAAGAAACAAAAACAGCCGGCCACCCTCCTTGCtgcattccctccctccctctccaaagGCTGCACAGCTGCTGTCTCTGTAGCTCTTTCCTGCTTAATTCAAAGCCCTACTTTCAGAGTTGAAGTCTGGCGTGTGCAGTAGATGATGCTTCTGTAGTTGTTCTCTCACCGAATGAACCAGCCAACAGCACACTAATAGCCTATGACCGAAATGGTCTCTGGTAGGATCGTCTCTGGTAGGGTCGCTGCAGGCTTGCAGCTGCCACTAAAGATGGCAAGGCAAAGCAAAGTAAGTTTATGCCTTTTGGTTGTAGCTTAATTGAAAAAGGGTGGTGAGTGGATGATTTTTTAAAGCGATCTCATGGAAGTGGCAGCATCATCTTCCtacccaacctggtctcagagcatttaatattattctgtatgtaaattgaGGATGCTACAtttggtatgatatgttacatttcctatggtatgtattcatttgtggatgtccattcttatgatatgttatgaattacaattcgtatatGTTACGCATTTGCAAACAAAATATATCGTATGAATTTGTAAAACAGACAATATGTTAGGAATTTGCAAAAAGCTCAAATGCTAAAGTGGTCCATGATGAGAATCTCACACAGGTCGTGAAATGTCAGGTCATCAATGAGGAAATGCTACTCCCTAGAGGCCAGCTGTCTCTACTGCAGAACCAGTCACAATTCAGGGCGTTGTTTGTCATGGTTTGGTTTGTCACCAAAGGTGACATTTTTTTCCAGAATGTTTCTTAATGAAAAGTTCAATTGGAATATATATATTGCTAAGTTTGTATCCACAAAAGTTGTCAGAACAGAAAGAGAACACTTCAAAAGAAAAGGGCAGACTTCATGAATGTGGAGAATGATTGGCAGTCTTTTCTTTGTGGATTATGTTGAGCTTtttcttctatccttgtggggaccataAAATCCCCCAAAGTCCCCACAACAATAGAAGAGCAtaacgtgtgtgagtgtgtgcgtgcgtgtgcgtgtgcgtgtgtgtgtgtgtgtgtgtgtgtgtgtgtgtgtgttgaatgtctGAATACGGTAGAGTATATATATGGTCAGAGAGCTCCTGCCATAGGCTTGCTGACTGTGCTTATCTCTTTGTCACATCTGGGCTACTGCTAGCAtcagcagaaacacacacacattgattgaAACACATAATAGGAGCAGAGACCctccacacaaaacaacacacacacacacacacacacacacattgatttaaACACATGCTAGGAGCAGGGACACTccacaaaaaaacaacacacacacacacacacacacattgatttatACACATCCTAGGAGCAGAGACCCTCCACAAAAaacaacacacataaacacacacacacacacacattgatttatACACATACTCGGAGCAGAGGCTctccacacaaaacaacacacacacacagacacacacacattgatttatACACATACTAGGAGCAAGGCCctccacacaaaacaacacacacacacacacacacacacacacacacacacacacacagacacacacattgattTATACACATACTAGGAGCAGAGGCCatccacacaaaacaacacacacacacacacacacacattgatttatACACATACTAGAGTGAGACCctccacacaaaacaacacacacacacacacacacacacacacacaaacacacacacacacacacacacattgatttatACCCATACTAGGAGCAGAGGCCCTCCACACAaaacaacacgcacacacacacacgcacacacgcccacacacacacgcacacatgcacacacacacacacacacacacacacacacacacacacacacacatactaggaGCAGAGGCCatccacacaaaacaacacacacacacacacacattgatttatACACATACTAGGAGCAGAGGCCatccacacaaaacaacacacacacacacacacacattgatttatACACATACTAGGAGCAGAGGCCatccacacaaaacaacacacacataaacacacacacacacacacacacagacacacacattgattTATACACATACTAAGAGGCcctcacacacaaaacaacacacacacacagacacacacacattgatttatACACATACTAGGAGCAGAGGCCctccacacaaaacaacacacacacacacacacacacacacagacacacacattgattTACACACATACTAGGAGCAAGGCCatccacacaaaacaacacacacacacacacacacacagacacacacattgattTATACACATACTAGGAGCAGAGGCCatccacacaaaacaacacacacacacacacacacacacactgatttatACACATACTAGGAGCAGAGGCCctccacacaaaacaacacacacacacacacacacacacacatacacacacacattgctttATACACATACTAGGAGTAGAGACCctccacacaaaacaacacacacacacacattgatttatGCACATACTGGGAGCAGAGGCActccacacaaaacaacacacacacacagacacacacacacacacacacacacattgatttatACACATACTAGGAGCAGAGGCCCTCcacactaaacaacacacacacacacacacattgatttatACACATACTAGGAGCAGAGGCCCTCCACAAAaaacaacacgcacacacacattaatttATAAACATACTAGGAGCAGGGTccccacacacaaaacaacatacacacacacagacacacacattgattCATACACATACTAGGAGCAGTGGCCCTCCACTCAAAACAacacaaatacacagacacacattgatTTATACACATACTAGGAGCAGACACCttccacacaaaacaacacacacacacacattgatttatACACATCCTAGGAGCAGACACCTTCCACACAAAACAATCCACACTCATTGATTTATACACATACTAGGAGCAGAGGCCCACatacaaaacaacacacacacacacacacacacattgatttatACACATACTAGGAGCAGTGGCCctccacacaaaacaacacatacacatattAATTTATACACATACTAGGAGCAGACGCCCACatacaaaacaacacacacacacacacacacacacattgatttatACACATACTAGGAGCAGAGGCCCACatacaaaacaacacacacacacacacacacattgatttatACACATACTAGGAGCAGTGGCCCTCCATTCAAAACAacacaaatacacagacacacattgatTTATACACATACTAGGAGCAGACACCttccacacaaaacaacacacacacacacattgatttatACACATCCTAGGAGCAGACACCTTCCACACAAAACAATCCACACTCATTGATTTATACACATACTAGGAGCAGAGGCCCACatacaaaacaacacacacacacacacacacacacacattgatttatACACATACTAGGAGCAGTGGCCctccacacaaaacaacacatacacatattAATTTATACACATACTAGGAGCAGACGCCCACatacaaaacaacacacacacacacacacacacacattgatttatACACATACTAGGAGCAGAGGCCCACatacaaaacaacacacacacacacacacacacacattgatttatACACATACTAGGAGCAGACGCCctccacacaaaacaacacacacacacacacattgatttatACACATACTAGGAGCAGACGCCctccacacaaaacaacacacacacacacacattgatttatACACATACTAGGAGCAGACGCCctccacacaaaacaacacacacacacacacattgatttatACACATACTAGGAGCAGACGCCctccacacaaaacaacacacacacattgatttatACACATACTAGGAGCAGACGCCctccacacaaaacaacacacatacacacacacattgatttatACACATACTAGGAGCAGAGACCCTCCACACAAAATAACACAAACACGCACATTGATTTATACACATACAAGGAGCAGAGGCCCTCCACacaaaacatcacacacacacattgatttatACACATACTAGGAGCAGTGGCCctccacacaaaacaacacatacacatattAATTTATACACATACTAGGAGCAGACGCCctccacacaaaacaacacacatacacacacattgatttATACACATACTAGGAGACAGACGCCctccacacaaaacaacacacacacacacacattgatttatACACATACAAGGAGCAGAGGCCctccacacaaaacaacacacacacacacacacacattgatttatACACATACTAGGAGAGACAGACAAAAACCACAAACACGcaccacacaaaacaacacacaaaacatacacacacacattgatttatACACATACTAGGAGCAGAGGCCctccacacaaaacaacacacacacagacacacattgatTTATTCACATAATAGGAGCAGAGGCCctccacacaaaacacacacacacacacacattgatgtcTACACATATTAGAGGCAGAGGCCctccacacaaaacaacacacacaaagacacacattgATTTATTCACATAATAGGAGCAGAGGCCctccacacaaaacaacacacacaaagacacacattgATGTCTACACATATTAGAGGCAGAGGCCCttccacacaaaacaacacacacccacacattgaTTTATACACATACTAGGAGCAGAGGCCctccacacaaaacaacacacacaaagacacacattgATTTATTCACATAATAGGAGCAGAggccctccaaacacacacacacacacgcactcacgcacgcacacgcacacgcacacacacacacacggagagagagaggcctgggcaATGTGCTGACGTCAGTAAGCTCTTCcctacatgttcattatttgctGAGGAGTGAAGTGAATGGGATGCCGTAGCCTCTGTTAGATATTTAGCATTGTACAGCCCTACCAGTCTCTCTCAACGCTGTTttttgtctgtctctgcctgtttgCTTTAGCAGCACAATGAAATACATAGAGAGTTAGAATAGGCTTTAGCATGCTACCATAGCACTGCCCTTTCTGCTCTCCCATTGCACCAGACAGAGCATGCCTGCCCTGCCTACGTATGGACGGGCAATACTGTAACATACATGGAAATAATGGCAACGCCACAATTCATGTTCATTTAGATTCAttgtaaaaaaatgaaaaataaaggaAAAGGAGCTGAAATGGAAAATTGCTCTGCCTCAGGCATACTAGAAACTATTTCAAGACAGTCCGTCATCGCTTATAGCACATCAGTGAATTTACTTAGAAGGACAGACAAGTGTACATACACAAGCATGTAGACAAGAACAAAACATATCTAGGAAGAATCTTGCCGTGCTGAACAactagtgctttttgaggtcgatTCAGTTTTGGTtccataatttttttaaatgcacgTTTTAAGTTTTAACATTAAAATGCACTATACATTATGTGGGTTGAGTGCTGTAACactgaataaaacaattaatactaTCACTTATTAACCAGAAGTTATTCACTTTTCACATTTCCTTACCTTAataaaatatttgtattatttgatgactttataatTTAATttcaagtcatcatctcatctctaaaGAGCTGCTGCCTACAACTGAAATGGTGAAGGCCTATCATTAGGTACATACTtaactatactgtacactatttTACATCACAAACCAAAGAACAAGGCTTATGTAAACAGTAAGCAACATAATTGACAACGCTCTTCCGAATATCATCTAAAGTATGTAACATTGCTGCAGAGGAGGACAGCTCGGTATCCATGGCTCGAAAGGTTCTTCTTTTACATCACTTTCTCCTTTTTATACGACCCCCACAGCTGACATTTTATTTAATCATGGTCCATTCACATGGTCCGTTCATGCTGCCAATCAGCAATAACCAGCCAATACCACAACAGTGCCAGTCTTTGCTAATGCATAGATCTgagccacttcttcttgtttttagctgataggagtgggaCCCGGTGTGGTCacctgctgcaatagcccatccttGACAAGGACAAACAAGTTGTGTGTTCCGAGATGCCTTTCTGCCaaccactgttgtactgctctGTTATTTGCCCATTTGTGGCCCGCGTcttagcttgcacaattctttCCTCTCTCATCAGCGATCTGTTATCGCACAGAGGACTGAGGacgggatgttttttgtttgtcacaccattctctgtaaaccttAGACaatgtcgtgcgtgaaaagcccaggaagccaggcgtttctgagatactggccCCTGCGCACCTGGCACATAAGTTCATACCACGCTCAAATtcacttaggtcactcgttttgcccattccaacgttcaatcgaacagtaactgaatgcctcgatgcctgtctgcctgctttatatagcaagctaaGGCCACGTGACAGTCTGTAGGAGCTAATCATTTTCATGAactgggtggtgtacctaataaactagcCACTGAGTGCATATAAGACAATATATGATGGGTATGATGCAAAATACTTGTTTAATGTTGTAATTGTGTTGGTAACCGgtttataatatcaataaggTATCAATATAGCTAAGGGCTTTATCCAGGCATGACGTAAATCAAAGCCATGTGCCTAAGTACAGCTCTTAGCCATGGCCAATATATAACACCCCCTTTGGGTCTTATTACTTCATTATATCCTATACAGTAGGTGTGTTTGTTTCACCGTATGTACGGTGTCTATattggtgtctgtgtgtctctgtatgtctgtgctCCTGTGTGAACACCAGGTGTCTCTCTGtgagcaaatgtgtgtgtgtgtgcgtatgtgtatgtCCATAAAAATTAACCCATGCTACGTGTACACGGGCCAATGTAAAGACGTGCATTCattatttgtctgtctgtgtgtgtgtgtgtgtgtgtgtgtgtgtgtgtgtgtgtgtgtgtgtgtgtgtgtgtgtgtgtgtgtgtgtgtgtgcgtgcgtgcgtgcgtgcgcgtgcgcgtgtgtgtgtgtatcaggaaGGCTCAGGCCCAGTAACAATGGATCCCAAAGCAAAGTGCTGACAGTGAAGTAGTTGTGGCCGACCCCCTAGCCCCGAAGGTGTGTatatatacccacacacacccctccctggcAGAGCGCTTAGTGGAACCCTGCGAAACACACAGCTTACGTTTTAGGTAGGTCTGCTGGCAGATGGCTTCATGTTTATCTAATAGATTTAATTTACTCCTATGTTTGGATAGATCTGATCTAATGGGCCTTGGCACATAGCTTTATGTTTATCAAATAGTGATGAACCACAAAGTTATTTGattggagattctccattgagcatgttttttTTAAGACGTAAGGCTTGATCTGGGTCCCGGAAACCGGCCCATAGATTTCTATTTGTCTGTGTGATAGAGCTTCGCAGGGCTTTTAGAAGAGGGGACTATAAAATAATGTTTCCCAAATGATGGGTCTGGAACCAGTGGTGACTGGGAGTTGTTAGACTGTTAGTAGCAGGATGCgtttttgttttatcttgtttgGAGGATTAGAATACTATTATTTGAAAGGCTTCAGTTTAGGTGGAATGGTATAGAATAATCTGAGAACCATTGAGGCTATGATGACCGGGAGCTTCAGTGCAGTGGTATGACTGGTCATCATGCATAGATCACTCTGTTTGTTTAAAAGAGCTTACCAGGGCTTTGGTAGAGCAGCAGATTAACAGGGAGAGCCTGGTGTATAGAGCTGGTCAGGCGTCCTGCACACGTCTGTCTGAGGCTTTACCTAAAGGTTCATTGAACTGTGTTATTCTGTAGCTACTGGTCAGGGGACCAAAGGCTATGGGCCATTCACTGGGAGCTTCGAGGCAGGGTGGGATTTCTTGGTGTAGGCATAAAAAATGTTTTGGTCAAGAATTAACTTAATTATTTATATGTTCAGttaatatctccctctctcctatctctctccattTCAGCACTGAGACAGAAGGACATAATGGCTCTGACCAACCCAATGAACCCTGTGAACCCCATGCCCATGGGCCCATGGAAGATCACAGTGTACGACCAGGAGTACTTCCAGGGAAAGCGTATGGAGTTCACTGCCTGCTGCCAGAACATAATGGAGTGTGGCATGGAGAACATCCGCTCCCTGAAGGTCGAGTGTGGCGCGTAAGTAGTCCCAGAACTTTTCCCAAAACATGGAAGACTTAGGGGAGGTTTTACTGCAGGCTAACATGAGCCAATGTCAGCCATTATTGCACTGGGCACTGACtaatctttctctcgctccttaattatctcttctgtaatttctctttctttctctctccctaccttcctttctttctccctacatcgccctctctgtcattacatctctctccatcactatttccctctttccttctccctttctctccctccaacaTTCCTTCCCTGTATCCCTCCTTTTGCCTCCCTCTAGCTGGGTTGGGTATGAGCACTCCAGTTTCTGTGGCCAGCAGTTTGTCCTGGAGAAGGGAGACTACCCCCGTTTTGAGGCCTACAGCGGCAGCAACTCCTACCGCATCGAGAGGATGATCTCGTTCAGACCCATCTGCTCCGCTGTGAGCCCTTAAATGCATccaatatggcaccctattccctatatactgcactacttttgaccagggcccttagggctctggtcaaaagtagtagcCTATATAGGGAACCTTACGGCATACAATGCTATCCCATCCCACATTATCATGGATCAtcacattattatcattatcaacATTATCTACAATGCATCAAATCACATTGCATTACCTTTACTATAACAACTCAAGACAACATAACATTCTATGACATTATCATGCAAAGGTTACCAGATTACTTACATTGCATAATATTGTATAACCTTATGATACATTCAATTATCAATAACAATACATGAAATACTATAATTATGTAAACTGCTGCTTAAtatgtctctctcttcatctcttctctctctctccctccatctttctctctctctctctctctctctctctctctctcagagccacAAGGAGTCCCGTATGACCATCTATGAAAAGGAGAACATGATTGGTCGCCAGTTTGAGATGTGTGATGACTACCCCTCCCTGCAGGCCATGGGCTGGTTCAACAACGAGGTTGGATCCATGCACATCCAGAGCGGAGCGTAAGTACTAATGCCACGACAGGGACACTGCCACTTCACGCTAAATATACTACCACTGCTATTTCTGCTATTACTACAAGTGCACAATTGCAGGTGAACCATCTACTCACTCAGCTTTAACTACAACtgaaatactactactactctactactacttgtactactactaccagtacacTACTGACACAGACCAATCTCTACTGCTAATAAtgactgttactactactactactactactactactactactagtagtacacTACTGACACAGACCTATCTCTACTGCTAATAATGACtgttacttctactactactactactactactactagtacactACTGACACAGACCAATCTCTACTGCTAATAATGACtgttacttctactactactactactagtagtagtacacTACTGACACAGACCAATCTCTACTGCTAATAATGACtgttacttctactactactactactactactactactacgactactactactacactactgacACAGACCAATCTCTACTGCTAATAAtgactgttactactactactactactactagttgtAGTACTACTGACACAGACCAATCTCTACTACCAGTAATGACTGTTACttctactacactacaacaactacaacactactactacaacactactacaacaactactacaacactattactaatactactacactactactactactactacactaatactactactacttctacacaCTAATACTACTAAAACACCACAAGCTCTTTTttttactactacactactactactactacttcaacTACAACACTAGTACTACTGactacactactattactactactactacactaatacCAATAGTACGgctactactactgcactactactagtactgctactactactactactactactactactaccgacTACActcctattactactactacactaatatcattactaccactactactactgcactactactacactaataccaatactactacaactactgcactactactactactactacactaatgccaatactaccactactactactactactactactactactattactactactacactaataccactactaccactactgaactACTACACTAATaccaatactaccactactactactac is a window encoding:
- the LOC112216721 gene encoding beta-crystallin A1-like, giving the protein MALTNPMNPVNPMPMGPWKITVYDQEYFQGKRMEFTACCQNIMECGMENIRSLKVECGAWVGYEHSSFCGQQFVLEKGDYPRFEAYSGSNSYRIERMISFRPICSASHKESRMTIYEKENMIGRQFEMCDDYPSLQAMGWFNNEVGSMHIQSGAFVCYQFPGYRGHQYIMECDCHGGEYKCYREFGSHAQTPQIQSIRRIQH